Proteins encoded within one genomic window of Chitinophaga parva:
- the atpB gene encoding F0F1 ATP synthase subunit A: protein MISYKLFKHSLVATLTALCLHGSMAFAAAPENASEGAETAKTETAAPEAEGSKKIDAKELLLGHVKDSHEWHFFSLGEKNHVTIPLPVIVYSSKGLSVFSSAKFEEGEATHEGFRLVNAEYRAEHQLDEAAYPNEKIIAVDEHNNPTGEKVYDFSITKNVTSMMIAAILLLWIMISIANTYKARGAKKAPKGFQGVMEPVIIFMRDEVVKPNIPGKKADKYAPLILTIFFFILINNLLGLLPGSANVTGNIAVTAALALISFIAILFATNRHFWAHIFNPPVPGFVKPILAPVELIGVFTKPVSLMIRLFANMLAGHIIILSIISLIFIFGAMNKAAGYGFMPITIVFNMMMMCLELLVAFIQAFIFATLTAVFIGQSMEGAHHDEEHGHAPAHH, encoded by the coding sequence GTGATTTCCTATAAACTGTTCAAACATAGTCTGGTAGCTACTCTGACGGCCTTGTGCCTGCATGGTTCCATGGCTTTTGCCGCTGCCCCCGAAAATGCTTCCGAAGGTGCTGAAACGGCTAAAACCGAGACAGCTGCTCCTGAAGCGGAGGGCAGCAAGAAGATCGATGCGAAAGAGTTACTGCTCGGACACGTAAAAGACAGCCATGAATGGCACTTCTTTAGCCTGGGTGAAAAAAACCATGTGACCATTCCTTTGCCCGTAATTGTTTACTCTTCAAAGGGCCTTTCTGTATTTTCCTCCGCTAAGTTTGAAGAGGGAGAGGCTACCCACGAAGGTTTCCGCCTGGTAAATGCCGAGTACCGTGCAGAACACCAGTTGGACGAAGCCGCTTATCCCAATGAAAAGATCATCGCGGTAGACGAGCACAACAATCCTACCGGTGAAAAAGTATATGATTTTTCCATCACCAAGAACGTAACTTCCATGATGATCGCAGCCATCCTGCTGCTGTGGATCATGATCTCCATCGCCAATACTTACAAAGCCCGCGGCGCCAAGAAAGCGCCCAAAGGTTTCCAGGGTGTAATGGAACCGGTGATCATCTTCATGCGCGATGAGGTAGTAAAGCCTAACATCCCCGGCAAGAAGGCAGATAAATATGCACCGCTCATCCTGACCATCTTCTTCTTTATATTGATCAACAACCTGCTGGGCCTCCTGCCCGGTTCTGCAAACGTGACCGGCAATATTGCGGTAACCGCTGCACTGGCGCTGATCTCCTTCATCGCTATCCTGTTTGCTACCAACCGTCATTTCTGGGCGCACATCTTCAACCCGCCGGTACCTGGCTTTGTTAAGCCTATCCTGGCCCCGGTAGAGCTGATCGGCGTGTTTACCAAGCCGGTATCCCTGATGATCCGACTTTTTGCAAACATGCTGGCAGGCCACATTATTATCCTCAGCATTATCTCCCTCATCTTCATCTTTGGTGCCATGAACAAGGCCGCTGGCTATGGTTTCATGCCGATCACCATTGTGTTTAACATGATGATGATGTGCCTGGAGCTGCTGGTAGCCTTTATCCAGGCTTTCATCTTTGCCACGCTCACAGCGGTATTCATCGGCCAGTCCATGGAAGGTGCACACCATGATGAGGAGCACGGTCATGCACCGGCTCACCACTGA
- a CDS encoding DUF3857 domain-containing protein: MKRSTLIVLTLCASLSLRAGDYEKAWEYIHKNDIPHARECLARAMKAPATHDNALASLLLLEMYEGYPEDVALRLHNPVTTFSKPSPYWYAFWFSEALLGDYGGKKGYQLDNLNQVLKDPAMDGSLRAAGHYFYGKHLYDLNEVAQTPAHFRAMGAVENWAHVGPFDNTSGSGFDKDFGPLHEPKTGKGFTIYNNTMADWFVPPIPTNEGWAFVGQYFPAVTGTGIGYSQSFVKAPAATDALLALGGAGSFKVWVNDRLLISHAEEALTELDRHVVPVHLNAGYNRVLVQTGFTSGSDRANFIIRFINDRHDPIPGLENTTAVQPYTVDTQTTQPEEIPHFAVAFFKDALKKNPNDVANAILLSKVYVRNEEYDKAKEVMHPFYRKYPDDPVVLNYYTACLGESKDRTEAAEVREHLKAIDPGNYWVKIVESQRLADEKQYQEALDTLLAAEKMQGERLYTDIRKVGLLAGMQLIDSTVNTLRRAYERYPENREVTNIMYKIEKQVYSDNEAALDVLRKYVALTNDYNGSYNLANEYLEQSKADSALMVFRKMTAVEPYNKASYENLINVFFKQRQYDSVMHYLELQHSISPYSHSVYGSMATCYLQQKNEARAIENYEKALAIYPSQYEYRRRLRELQGKPNIFKYFPTLEYTKVIADAFKQPQDSTEPITVLFDQDNVVLYGKGATERINSFAAVLQNKAAIDNWKELSLPYNDAYQDLDIIKAEVVKRSGARIPGDVEGNQIVFEKLEPGDAIYYSYKVSSYGIGRLGREFWDSYIFGSTAPVVHQQYNVLVADGEELNYQVLNGPDLKPAISQQENFKLYSWTRDNMAVIHSQPFMPPLADVGMNLQVSTVKSWDVIAGWYSDLTRLQSRDDYDVTQAFREIFPAGVANLSDSVKARRIYEYIESNMAYSSVSFRQSAFVPQRASRTLATRLGDCKDLSTLFLAFARKAGLDANLVLVNTRDNGSHVMQLPSMEFNHCIVRVKFNDTDHYLELTNNMQAFDVLPNNVYGAQVLNIPYNFTPPAAIALLQPRRFAQSAAHVRSQVKVTGSDVEVMQDLCFTGARASLIRSVYTDRNEAARKDQVHYAVSNMFKNPVEVETFNFGNLGGLADSVRESVKFRVSNEVINVGDFSMVHPVFREQVATAGIFTNEARRYPFEYWDYENTDNYTDEVEIHLEQGKTFNQIPGGMDTTFKGMHYKLSYAQTAPGVLLVSRSFITDSKAEIAEADFPGLKAFFQKIMSEEQKYISFK, translated from the coding sequence ATGAAACGAAGTACCCTGATTGTCCTGACCTTATGCGCATCCCTATCTCTCCGTGCAGGTGATTATGAAAAGGCCTGGGAGTACATCCACAAAAATGACATCCCCCATGCGCGCGAATGCCTGGCCAGGGCCATGAAAGCGCCCGCCACGCATGATAATGCGCTGGCCTCCCTGCTGCTGCTGGAAATGTATGAAGGCTACCCCGAAGACGTGGCCCTGCGCCTGCACAACCCGGTGACCACCTTTTCCAAACCATCCCCTTACTGGTACGCATTCTGGTTTTCGGAAGCCCTGCTGGGCGACTATGGTGGAAAAAAAGGTTACCAGCTGGATAACCTGAACCAGGTACTGAAAGACCCGGCCATGGATGGCTCGCTGCGGGCGGCCGGCCACTATTTTTACGGCAAGCACCTGTACGACCTGAACGAAGTGGCCCAAACGCCGGCGCACTTCCGGGCCATGGGCGCCGTGGAGAACTGGGCCCATGTAGGCCCGTTTGACAACACCTCCGGCAGCGGTTTTGACAAGGACTTTGGCCCGCTGCACGAACCGAAGACCGGCAAGGGTTTTACCATTTACAATAACACCATGGCCGACTGGTTTGTGCCACCCATCCCCACCAATGAAGGCTGGGCCTTTGTGGGCCAGTACTTCCCCGCGGTGACCGGCACCGGCATTGGCTATTCCCAGTCGTTTGTAAAGGCCCCCGCTGCTACAGATGCCCTGCTGGCGCTGGGAGGCGCCGGCTCCTTTAAAGTATGGGTGAATGACCGCCTGCTCATATCGCATGCGGAAGAAGCACTCACGGAACTGGACCGGCACGTGGTGCCGGTGCACCTGAACGCCGGCTACAACCGTGTGCTGGTGCAGACCGGCTTTACGTCCGGATCTGACCGGGCTAACTTCATTATCCGTTTTATAAACGACCGCCATGATCCCATACCCGGCCTGGAAAATACCACCGCTGTGCAACCTTACACGGTGGATACGCAAACAACGCAGCCGGAAGAGATCCCGCACTTTGCCGTGGCCTTTTTCAAGGATGCATTGAAGAAGAATCCCAATGATGTAGCCAATGCCATACTGCTGTCCAAGGTGTATGTGCGCAACGAGGAATACGATAAGGCCAAGGAAGTGATGCACCCCTTCTACCGCAAATACCCGGATGACCCGGTGGTGCTCAATTACTACACGGCCTGCCTGGGCGAATCCAAAGACCGCACGGAAGCGGCGGAGGTAAGGGAACACCTTAAAGCGATAGACCCCGGTAATTACTGGGTAAAGATCGTGGAGAGCCAGCGCCTTGCAGATGAAAAACAATACCAGGAAGCCCTGGATACCCTGCTGGCAGCAGAAAAAATGCAGGGCGAACGCTTGTATACCGATATCCGAAAGGTAGGCCTGCTGGCAGGTATGCAGCTCATAGACAGTACCGTGAACACCCTGCGCCGCGCATACGAGCGCTACCCGGAAAACCGGGAAGTGACGAACATAATGTACAAAATTGAAAAGCAGGTATACTCCGACAATGAAGCGGCCCTGGACGTACTGAGAAAATATGTAGCGCTTACAAATGACTACAACGGCTCTTACAACCTGGCCAATGAGTACCTGGAGCAATCCAAGGCAGACAGCGCACTGATGGTATTCCGCAAAATGACCGCGGTGGAACCCTACAACAAGGCCAGCTATGAAAACCTGATCAATGTGTTTTTCAAGCAACGCCAGTACGACAGCGTGATGCACTACCTGGAACTGCAGCACAGCATCAGTCCTTACAGCCACAGTGTATATGGTTCCATGGCCACTTGCTACCTGCAGCAGAAAAATGAAGCCAGGGCCATTGAGAATTACGAGAAGGCATTGGCCATTTACCCCAGCCAGTACGAGTACCGCCGCCGCCTGCGTGAACTGCAGGGCAAGCCTAACATTTTTAAATACTTCCCCACGCTGGAATATACCAAGGTGATAGCGGATGCCTTTAAGCAGCCGCAGGATAGCACAGAGCCCATCACCGTATTGTTTGACCAGGATAACGTGGTGCTGTATGGTAAAGGCGCCACAGAGCGTATCAACAGCTTTGCGGCGGTGCTGCAGAACAAGGCTGCCATTGACAACTGGAAGGAGCTGTCATTGCCCTACAATGATGCCTACCAGGACCTGGACATTATCAAGGCGGAAGTAGTGAAACGCAGTGGTGCCCGCATCCCCGGCGATGTGGAGGGCAACCAGATCGTGTTTGAAAAACTGGAGCCGGGTGATGCGATCTATTACAGTTATAAAGTGAGCAGTTATGGTATTGGCCGCCTGGGCCGCGAGTTCTGGGACAGCTACATCTTTGGGTCCACCGCGCCGGTAGTGCACCAGCAGTACAATGTGCTGGTGGCAGACGGAGAGGAGCTGAACTACCAGGTGCTGAATGGCCCCGACCTGAAGCCCGCCATCAGCCAGCAGGAAAATTTTAAACTGTACTCCTGGACCCGCGATAACATGGCCGTGATCCACAGCCAGCCCTTTATGCCGCCGCTGGCGGATGTGGGGATGAACCTGCAGGTGTCTACCGTAAAATCCTGGGATGTGATAGCCGGCTGGTACAGTGATCTTACCCGCCTGCAAAGCCGCGATGATTATGATGTAACCCAGGCCTTCCGGGAGATATTCCCCGCCGGGGTGGCAAACCTGTCTGATTCCGTAAAGGCGCGCCGCATCTATGAATACATTGAAAGTAATATGGCCTATAGCTCTGTGTCTTTCCGCCAGAGCGCCTTTGTGCCCCAGCGGGCTTCCCGCACCCTGGCCACCCGCCTGGGCGATTGCAAGGACCTGTCTACCCTGTTCCTCGCCTTTGCCCGCAAAGCCGGCCTGGACGCCAACCTGGTGCTGGTGAACACGCGAGACAACGGCAGCCACGTGATGCAGTTGCCTTCCATGGAATTCAACCACTGCATTGTGCGGGTGAAATTCAACGACACCGATCATTACCTGGAACTTACCAACAACATGCAGGCCTTTGACGTACTGCCCAATAACGTGTATGGCGCGCAGGTGTTGAATATTCCGTACAACTTTACGCCACCGGCCGCCATTGCGCTGCTGCAGCCCCGGCGCTTTGCACAATCAGCTGCCCATGTGCGTTCACAGGTGAAGGTAACCGGTAGTGACGTGGAAGTGATGCAGGACCTGTGTTTCACCGGCGCCCGCGCCTCCCTGATCCGCTCCGTGTATACAGACCGGAACGAGGCCGCCCGGAAGGACCAGGTGCACTACGCGGTGAGCAATATGTTTAAGAACCCGGTGGAAGTGGAAACCTTCAACTTCGGTAACCTGGGTGGCCTGGCAGACAGTGTGCGTGAAAGCGTGAAGTTCCGCGTGAGCAACGAGGTGATCAACGTGGGAGATTTCAGCATGGTGCACCCGGTGTTCCGGGAGCAGGTAGCCACCGCCGGTATTTTTACAAACGAAGCCCGCCGCTATCCCTTTGAATACTGGGATTATGAAAATACAGATAACTATACTGATGAGGTAGAGATCCACCTGGAGCAGGGTAAAACCTTTAACCAGATACCCGGTGGGATGGATACCACGTTCAAGGGCATGCACTACAAGCTCAGTTATGCGCAAACCGCTCCCGGTGTGCTGCTGGTGAGCCGCAGCTTCATTACAGACAGTAAGGCGGAAATAGCGGAAGCGGACTTCCCGGGCCTGAAGGCCTTTTTCCAGAAGATCATGAGCGAGGAGCAGAAATACATCTCCTTCAAATAA
- a CDS encoding ABC transporter ATP-binding protein — MENIKVKKVFDFSLLRRLFTFAGPYRRSFYWSMVMTVLLALISPVRPYLIQLTVDKYIANNWIQALINISLIQVGMLLVETAMRFLFTYLTNWLGQSVVKDLRLAVYKKVSHLNLAFFDKTPIGTLTTRTINDIEAINDIFSEGLISIIADVLMIVAILAMMFFQDWRLTLVSLSPFPVLILATYLFKESVNKSFYQVRNAVAALNAFVQEHITGMVVVQAFSGEKRESAKFKKINKEHRKANVDAIFAYSVFFPVVEIILAISLGLMVWYGANQVLNYQVTQGVMIAFIMYLNMLFRPLRVLADKFNTLQMGMVACERVFKLLDSDEYLPDHGTKSAANLKGAITFDNVSFAYKDNDYVLRNINFDVKPGDTVAIVGHTGSGKTTIISILNRLYDIQQGRILLDGVDIRDYKLASVRSRIGVVLQDVFLFAGSIYENMTLRNPNITREQVEAATKMIGMYEFISELPGGFDYAVMERGSTLSLGQRQLISFVRALLYNPAILVLDEATSSVDTESEMLIQHAIDKLISDRTAIVIAHRLSTISKADKIIVLDKGEIKEIGTHEELLKKEGFYFKLHSMQFKKASV, encoded by the coding sequence TTGGAAAATATAAAGGTTAAGAAAGTCTTTGATTTCAGCCTGCTGCGGCGGTTGTTCACGTTTGCCGGGCCTTACCGGCGCTCGTTCTACTGGTCTATGGTGATGACCGTGCTGCTGGCGCTGATCTCGCCGGTGCGGCCATACCTCATACAGCTCACAGTAGATAAATACATTGCTAACAACTGGATCCAGGCGCTCATCAACATAAGCCTCATCCAAGTGGGTATGCTGCTGGTGGAAACGGCCATGCGTTTTCTTTTCACCTATCTCACCAACTGGCTGGGACAAAGCGTGGTAAAGGATCTGCGCCTGGCGGTGTATAAAAAAGTGAGCCACCTGAACCTGGCCTTTTTTGATAAAACACCCATTGGTACCCTTACTACCCGTACCATCAACGATATTGAGGCCATCAACGATATTTTTTCCGAAGGGCTGATCTCCATCATTGCAGATGTGCTGATGATCGTGGCCATCCTGGCCATGATGTTCTTCCAGGACTGGCGCCTTACACTGGTAAGCCTTTCGCCTTTCCCCGTGCTCATCCTGGCCACGTATCTTTTCAAGGAAAGTGTGAACAAGTCTTTTTACCAGGTGCGCAACGCGGTGGCCGCGCTCAATGCGTTTGTGCAGGAACATATTACCGGCATGGTGGTAGTGCAGGCATTTTCAGGAGAGAAAAGGGAATCTGCCAAGTTTAAAAAGATCAATAAGGAACACCGCAAAGCCAACGTGGACGCTATTTTCGCATACTCCGTGTTTTTTCCCGTGGTGGAAATTATCCTGGCCATTTCCCTGGGCCTCATGGTGTGGTATGGGGCTAACCAGGTGCTCAACTACCAGGTAACACAAGGGGTAATGATCGCGTTTATCATGTACCTGAACATGCTCTTCCGTCCCCTGCGGGTGCTGGCGGATAAGTTCAATACCCTGCAAATGGGCATGGTGGCCTGTGAGCGCGTATTTAAGCTGCTGGACAGTGACGAATACCTGCCGGACCACGGCACCAAAAGCGCGGCAAACCTCAAAGGCGCCATCACGTTTGACAATGTTTCCTTTGCTTACAAGGACAATGACTACGTACTGCGGAATATCAATTTTGATGTGAAGCCCGGCGATACCGTGGCCATTGTGGGGCATACCGGTTCCGGCAAAACCACCATTATCAGTATCCTGAACCGGCTGTATGATATCCAGCAGGGCCGCATTTTGCTGGATGGGGTAGATATCCGCGATTACAAGCTGGCCTCTGTGCGCAGCAGGATAGGAGTGGTGCTGCAGGACGTGTTCCTGTTTGCCGGCTCCATTTATGAGAACATGACCCTGCGCAATCCCAACATTACGCGGGAGCAGGTGGAAGCCGCCACCAAGATGATCGGCATGTACGAATTTATTTCCGAACTGCCGGGCGGCTTTGACTATGCAGTGATGGAGCGCGGCAGCACCCTGTCCCTGGGGCAGCGCCAGCTCATTTCCTTTGTGCGCGCCCTGCTTTACAACCCCGCTATCCTGGTGCTGGATGAGGCCACCTCCTCTGTAGACACCGAGTCTGAAATGCTGATCCAGCACGCCATTGATAAGCTGATCTCCGACCGTACGGCCATCGTTATTGCCCACCGCCTGTCTACCATCAGCAAAGCTGACAAGATCATTGTGCTGGACAAGGGCGAGATCAAGGAGATAGGCACCCACGAGGAATTGCTCAAAAAAGAAGGGTTCTACTTTAAGCTGCACAGCATGCAGTTTAAGAAGGCCAGCGTATAG
- a CDS encoding DUF1003 domain-containing protein, with amino-acid sequence MQTFTSDLSGKTYPLDERVPAKALRASIMSLIQAEHPAFSDQHCLAMPELQRYRQKYYEKLIRREVQTLTDLERQVLEKLRLHENVAQQDPTDTMPLTPGQRLADKIADFGGSWTFIGWFGGIIVVWMAINVFLLSSKAFDPYPFILLNLVLSCLAALQAPVIMMSQNRQEEKDRVRARNDYMVNLKSEMEIRIIHEKLDHLLINQQQDMMELQQIQISMMNDILEAVKK; translated from the coding sequence ATGCAAACATTTACGAGCGATTTATCAGGAAAGACCTATCCCCTGGATGAGCGGGTGCCGGCCAAGGCCCTGCGGGCGTCTATCATGAGCCTTATCCAGGCGGAGCATCCCGCATTCTCCGACCAGCACTGCCTGGCCATGCCGGAATTACAACGGTACCGCCAGAAGTATTATGAAAAGCTGATCCGCCGGGAGGTGCAAACCCTTACGGACCTGGAGCGCCAGGTACTGGAAAAGCTGCGCCTGCATGAGAATGTAGCCCAGCAAGACCCTACAGACACCATGCCCCTGACACCCGGGCAGCGCCTGGCTGACAAGATCGCCGACTTTGGGGGCAGCTGGACCTTCATTGGCTGGTTTGGAGGCATTATCGTGGTCTGGATGGCCATAAATGTGTTCCTGCTCTCCAGCAAGGCCTTTGACCCCTACCCTTTCATCCTCCTGAACCTGGTGCTTTCCTGCCTGGCCGCCCTGCAGGCGCCCGTGATCATGATGAGCCAGAACCGCCAGGAGGAAAAGGACCGGGTGCGGGCCCGGAACGATTACATGGTAAACCTGAAATCCGAAATGGAGATCCGCATCATCCATGAAAAACTGGACCACCTGCTTATCAACCAGCAACAGGATATGATGGAATTGCAGCAGATCCAGATCAGTATGATGAATGATATACTGGAGGCGGTGAAGAAGTGA
- a CDS encoding response regulator transcription factor: MIDQAVAGKILVVDDELDILEIISYNLKSAGYDTVTAKDGLEAIQKAKIFRPDLIMLDIMMPNKNGIDTCRDLRKLPEFKETMILFLTALNDEKSEIDGLNMGADDYIAKPIKPKLLVSRINALFRRLNKPEDMQVQLGDLVIDREKFTVTYKGTEIVLAKKEFELLQLLASKPGRVFLRNEILNQVWGTEVIVGDRTIDVHIRKIRQKLGVDLITTVKGVGYKFEI, translated from the coding sequence ATGATCGATCAAGCGGTTGCAGGAAAAATTTTAGTGGTGGATGACGAACTGGACATTCTGGAAATTATCAGCTACAACCTCAAAAGCGCCGGGTACGACACGGTGACCGCAAAGGACGGCCTGGAGGCCATCCAGAAGGCGAAGATCTTCCGCCCTGACCTCATCATGCTGGACATCATGATGCCCAACAAGAATGGCATAGATACCTGCCGCGACCTGCGCAAATTGCCGGAATTCAAGGAAACCATGATCCTCTTCCTGACGGCACTCAACGACGAAAAATCTGAAATAGACGGCCTCAACATGGGCGCCGACGATTATATTGCCAAGCCCATCAAACCTAAATTGCTGGTAAGCCGCATCAATGCCCTGTTCCGCCGCCTTAACAAGCCGGAAGACATGCAGGTGCAACTGGGCGACCTGGTGATAGACCGGGAAAAATTCACGGTGACTTACAAGGGTACCGAGATCGTGCTGGCCAAGAAAGAATTTGAACTGCTGCAACTCCTGGCCTCCAAGCCAGGCCGTGTGTTCCTGCGCAACGAGATCCTCAACCAGGTATGGGGAACAGAGGTGATCGTGGGCGACCGCACCATTGATGTGCATATCCGCAAAATACGCCAGAAGCTGGGCGTAGACCTGATCACAACCGTGAAAGGGGTGGGATACAAATTCGAGATCTAA
- a CDS encoding sensor histidine kinase, translating to MFSAKNLSPQKLAGFTALVLASILALFSLIADGRWTVVGIAFGLTFLVSYYLYLYTLQNFIYRKIKLIYKFIYQTKATKREDFFHKNILPLKTIDEVSEDVEKWAQQKKEELEVLRKNEAFRKEFLLNLSHELKTPIFAVQGYIHTLLDGALEDPNVNKMFLKNATKNIDRLCRLLDDLDEISKLESGEMTVNPEPFVIQDLTKDVFDTLSLKAGTKDIKFSIKKGCEAPLQVLADKEKIRQVLINLVDNSIKYGKPSGHTVASFYNMDGKRVLVEISDDGIGMHEDHLPRVFERFYRTDKARSRDIGGTGLGLAIVKHIIEAHGQTINVRSKPEIGSTFGFTLDSTKEQ from the coding sequence ATGTTTAGTGCCAAAAATCTGTCCCCGCAGAAACTTGCGGGTTTTACCGCTTTAGTCCTTGCCAGTATACTTGCTTTATTCAGCCTTATTGCCGATGGCCGGTGGACCGTGGTAGGCATTGCCTTTGGGCTTACCTTCCTGGTGTCTTACTACCTCTATCTTTATACGCTGCAAAACTTCATCTACCGCAAAATAAAGCTGATCTACAAATTCATTTACCAGACCAAGGCCACCAAAAGAGAGGACTTCTTCCATAAGAACATCCTCCCCCTTAAGACCATTGACGAAGTGAGTGAAGACGTGGAAAAATGGGCCCAGCAAAAGAAAGAAGAACTGGAAGTGCTGCGCAAGAACGAAGCGTTCCGCAAGGAGTTCCTGCTCAATCTTTCGCATGAGCTGAAAACCCCCATCTTCGCGGTGCAGGGTTACATCCACACCCTGCTGGATGGCGCCCTGGAAGATCCGAACGTGAATAAGATGTTCCTGAAAAATGCCACTAAGAACATTGACCGTCTCTGCCGCCTGCTGGACGACCTGGATGAGATCTCCAAACTGGAAAGTGGTGAAATGACAGTGAACCCCGAGCCCTTCGTGATCCAGGACCTCACGAAAGACGTATTCGACACCCTCTCCCTCAAGGCGGGTACCAAAGACATTAAATTCAGCATCAAGAAAGGCTGCGAAGCCCCCCTGCAGGTGCTGGCAGACAAAGAAAAGATCCGCCAGGTGCTCATTAACCTGGTAGACAATTCCATCAAGTACGGCAAGCCCTCCGGCCACACGGTAGCCAGCTTTTACAACATGGATGGCAAACGGGTGCTGGTAGAAATTTCAGACGACGGCATCGGCATGCATGAAGACCACCTGCCCCGCGTATTTGAGCGCTTTTACCGTACAGACAAGGCCCGCAGCCGCGACATAGGCGGCACCGGCCTGGGACTGGCCATCGTAAAGCACATCATCGAAGCCCACGGGCAAACCATCAACGTGCGCAGCAAGCCGGAGATCGGCTCCACATTTGGGTTTACGCTGGATTCTACGAAAGAGCAGTAA
- a CDS encoding MBOAT family O-acyltransferase, with protein MNEVLHNLIYQLQYHKEDPILLNSGFFLYFFVIFMGCYLAAANNKRARVMIYSLFSLYFFYKACGAYVGLVILSAVVDFSLSNWIYRTENKAKKAALMTISVVANLGMLFYFKYTDFFIGMMNDLHLGHFNLLHLMLPIGISFYTFENLSYTIDVYRGEIEPVRDFMDYVFFLSFFPKLMMGPIVRAADFIPQISQPYRLTKEDVGKGMYLIISGLFKKMVISDFINQNYVQYIFDDPSKHVGLECLLGVYAYALVIYCDFSGYSDMALGIARWTGFKIPPNFDSPYQSATITEFWRRWHISLSSWLRDYLYIPLGGNRRGKVRQYVNLALTMLIGGFWHGASWNFIFWGGLHGTALAVDKVRITFLKKQQIVLKGFWAGFWKVTGILITFNFVCFCWIFFKASTFHDSWTIIHQIVYDFEPNVLGTLYDGYKPVFWVMGLAFVLHFLPKTSETWMARRFERMPVAASIAVMAMFLWFIVQVKATQPMMPIYLQF; from the coding sequence ATGAACGAGGTGTTGCATAACCTGATCTACCAGCTACAATACCATAAGGAGGACCCCATCCTGCTGAACAGCGGTTTTTTCCTTTATTTCTTCGTGATCTTCATGGGGTGCTACCTGGCTGCTGCCAATAACAAGCGGGCCAGGGTAATGATCTACTCCCTGTTTTCGCTGTACTTCTTTTACAAAGCCTGTGGCGCTTATGTGGGGCTGGTTATCCTCTCGGCCGTGGTGGATTTTTCACTGAGCAACTGGATCTACCGCACGGAAAACAAGGCGAAGAAAGCCGCCCTCATGACCATAAGCGTGGTGGCTAACCTGGGCATGCTGTTCTATTTCAAGTACACAGACTTTTTCATCGGCATGATGAATGACCTCCACTTGGGGCATTTCAACCTGCTGCACCTGATGCTGCCCATCGGCATTTCGTTTTACACCTTTGAAAACCTGAGCTATACCATAGACGTATACCGTGGGGAAATAGAACCCGTGCGGGATTTCATGGATTATGTATTCTTCCTGTCTTTCTTCCCCAAGCTGATGATGGGGCCTATTGTGCGGGCGGCAGACTTCATCCCGCAGATCTCCCAGCCTTACCGGCTCACGAAGGAAGATGTGGGAAAAGGCATGTACCTCATTATTTCCGGCCTGTTCAAGAAGATGGTGATCTCCGACTTCATTAACCAGAACTACGTGCAGTATATTTTTGACGATCCGTCCAAACACGTGGGGCTGGAATGCCTGCTGGGCGTATATGCGTATGCGTTAGTGATCTATTGTGATTTCTCCGGGTATTCAGATATGGCCCTGGGCATAGCCCGCTGGACCGGATTCAAGATCCCGCCCAACTTTGATTCGCCTTACCAAAGCGCCACCATTACAGAGTTCTGGCGCCGCTGGCATATTTCCCTTTCTTCCTGGTTGCGGGACTACCTGTACATCCCGCTGGGGGGCAACCGCAGGGGCAAGGTGCGCCAGTATGTAAACCTGGCCCTCACCATGTTGATCGGTGGCTTCTGGCATGGTGCCAGCTGGAACTTCATTTTCTGGGGCGGCCTGCACGGCACGGCCCTGGCCGTGGACAAGGTGCGCATCACCTTCCTGAAAAAGCAGCAGATCGTGCTGAAGGGCTTCTGGGCGGGCTTCTGGAAGGTCACAGGCATTCTTATCACGTTTAATTTTGTGTGCTTTTGCTGGATCTTTTTCAAGGCAAGCACCTTCCATGATTCCTGGACCATCATCCACCAGATCGTGTATGATTTTGAGCCCAATGTGCTGGGCACCCTGTACGATGGGTATAAGCCGGTGTTCTGGGTAATGGGCCTGGCCTTTGTGCTGCATTTCCTGCCCAAAACTTCCGAAACCTGGATGGCCCGCCGCTTTGAGCGCATGCCGGTGGCGGCCAGCATAGCGGTAATGGCCATGTTCCTGTGGTTCATTGTGCAGGTAAAGGCTACCCAGCCGATGATGCCTATTTATTTGCAATTCTAA